One window of Paenibacillus sp. FSL K6-3182 genomic DNA carries:
- a CDS encoding ABC transporter ATP-binding protein — protein MEKIKLTIQHIKVIIANNLFVFRLAWSMHPQRVLADFAVQAGRMIGNVFFSVYFMKYLIESISIERDFQQIIHFIIMTLVLILALILLDNWYEIRFKPLSDLKLYEKLYLILFRKAASVELKCFEDYEFYNKYTKAIQEADQRVSAVLENLSRVIFVSLATISIFAVMYAIDPWVVWFALLPIFGNFYFGKKLNRIQFQQNNERVPYQRKMDYVNRVIYLSHFAKEIRLSRIFSVLRNTYIEGYDGAISVVHKYRVKAGVVSFFKIFTTFTLIFQGVLLYGAYLAIVKQSISISSFIVLGSAMVGGAWSLIRLSDSFVEINKNGIYIENLKTFLSYVSEIEEHAGPVKAIAPPIQKLTFRHINFTYDGAAEAAIRDITIEVNKNEKIALVGHNGAGKSTLIKLMMRLYDPTDGEILWNGQNIKEFDLLSYRSMYGTIFQDFKIFSMTIAENVLMRDLVSEADRKLVIDALKKSRVYDKVASLPEGINTMLTKEFDEHGVVLSGGEFQKIAIARIFAQQAEILVLDEPTSALDPIAEYEIFESMMEACKDKAVVIISHRMSSAMLADRIYFMEDGEIRESGSHMELMQLQGKYAELFLKQAEKYVDQEELAGVVNLHEAQ, from the coding sequence TTGGAGAAAATTAAACTTACAATTCAACATATTAAAGTGATTATTGCCAATAACTTATTTGTGTTCAGATTAGCTTGGAGTATGCATCCACAGAGAGTGCTGGCGGATTTTGCAGTTCAAGCCGGTAGAATGATTGGCAATGTGTTTTTTTCTGTATATTTCATGAAGTACCTCATTGAGTCTATTTCAATCGAAAGGGACTTTCAGCAAATTATCCATTTCATAATTATGACGTTAGTGTTGATACTTGCTTTAATTTTACTAGACAATTGGTATGAAATTCGCTTCAAACCCTTAAGTGATCTCAAGTTATATGAGAAGCTGTATCTCATTCTCTTTCGGAAGGCAGCATCCGTAGAATTGAAATGTTTTGAGGATTATGAGTTTTATAACAAGTATACAAAAGCCATTCAAGAAGCCGATCAAAGAGTCAGCGCTGTTCTTGAAAATCTCTCAAGGGTGATATTCGTATCGCTCGCAACCATTAGCATATTTGCCGTGATGTACGCCATTGACCCATGGGTGGTATGGTTTGCTTTATTGCCTATTTTCGGAAATTTTTATTTTGGAAAAAAGCTTAACCGAATTCAGTTTCAACAAAATAATGAACGGGTACCCTACCAACGGAAAATGGATTATGTCAACCGGGTCATCTATTTATCCCACTTTGCCAAGGAAATCCGTCTGTCCCGCATATTTTCAGTTCTGAGAAACACCTATATAGAAGGGTATGACGGTGCCATTTCGGTCGTTCATAAGTATCGAGTCAAAGCAGGAGTTGTTTCCTTTTTTAAGATATTTACAACCTTTACACTAATATTCCAAGGGGTTCTGTTGTATGGAGCTTATTTGGCTATTGTCAAGCAGTCGATTTCTATCAGTTCCTTTATCGTTCTGGGAAGCGCAATGGTCGGCGGTGCGTGGTCGCTCATCCGATTGTCTGATAGTTTTGTAGAAATTAATAAAAACGGCATTTACATTGAAAATTTAAAAACCTTTTTAAGCTACGTTTCCGAAATCGAGGAGCATGCCGGTCCAGTTAAAGCAATTGCGCCGCCAATACAGAAATTAACATTTAGGCATATTAACTTTACTTATGATGGGGCAGCTGAGGCTGCTATTCGCGATATTACGATAGAAGTTAATAAGAATGAGAAAATTGCTCTAGTCGGCCATAATGGCGCCGGCAAATCAACGCTAATCAAGCTCATGATGCGATTGTACGATCCTACTGACGGCGAAATATTATGGAATGGCCAAAATATTAAAGAGTTTGATCTCCTGTCATACCGCTCAATGTATGGAACCATATTTCAGGATTTCAAGATTTTTTCGATGACGATTGCAGAGAATGTGCTTATGCGTGATTTGGTTTCCGAAGCAGACCGCAAGCTCGTCATAGATGCGCTCAAGAAAAGCAGAGTTTATGATAAGGTAGCCTCTTTGCCGGAGGGAATAAATACGATGCTCACGAAGGAGTTTGATGAACACGGGGTTGTTTTATCAGGCGGCGAGTTTCAAAAGATTGCGATAGCAAGAATCTTTGCGCAACAGGCTGAAATCCTCGTGCTTGATGAGCCTACGAGCGCGTTGGATCCGATTGCGGAATATGAAATTTTTGAAAGTATGATGGAAGCCTGCAAGGATAAAGCTGTTGTTATTATTTCTCATCGCATGTCATCAGCTATGCTTGCAGATCGTATTTATTTCATGGAGGATGGCGAAATCAGAGAGTCTGGTTCACATATGGAATTGATGCAGCTGCAGGGGAAATATGCGGAGCTATTCTTAAAGCAAGCGGAAAAGTATGTTGATCAAGAAGAGTTGGCAGGGGTGGTGAATCTGCATGAAGCCCAATAA
- a CDS encoding ATP-binding cassette domain-containing protein has protein sequence MSIIAVNRITKTYRQYRRFPGLIGSVRSLFTRQYTEEDAVNNMSFTINEGEAIGYLGPNGAGKSTMIKMMTGILVPTNGDIKVLGAVPHEARKANAQQIGVVFGQRSQLWWDLPVTDSFDLHKYIYKIPDSAFRKNLELCMSLLSIHEFVQKPVRQLSLGQRMRVEIAMALLHEPKILFLDEPTIGLDVMAKDQIRRFLRTVNRDRKVTIVLTTHDMKDIEEICPRMLVVNKGSLVYDGSVEDLRAKLGSERKVIIDFRVDPGLIDIPGITMLQDEGIRKTFLVPRGESTVFEHVSRIASQYPVEDASIESLDIESVIRKLYLQLASEEQTISKIG, from the coding sequence GTGAGTATAATAGCTGTTAACCGAATTACTAAGACGTATCGGCAATACAGAAGATTTCCTGGACTGATTGGGTCCGTTAGAAGTCTATTTACAAGGCAATATACGGAAGAAGATGCTGTTAACAATATGTCATTTACGATCAATGAAGGAGAAGCCATTGGTTATCTGGGACCAAATGGTGCGGGTAAATCTACAATGATTAAAATGATGACAGGCATCCTGGTCCCAACGAATGGAGACATTAAAGTACTCGGCGCAGTACCGCATGAAGCAAGAAAAGCGAATGCACAGCAAATCGGGGTCGTTTTTGGACAACGAAGTCAATTATGGTGGGACCTTCCTGTCACAGATTCCTTTGATCTTCACAAATACATCTATAAAATACCGGATTCTGCTTTTCGTAAAAATCTGGAGCTTTGCATGAGCCTGCTCTCCATCCATGAATTTGTGCAGAAGCCCGTGAGACAGCTTAGCCTGGGGCAACGTATGCGCGTTGAGATCGCCATGGCGCTGCTTCATGAGCCCAAAATTCTATTTCTCGATGAACCAACGATCGGTCTAGATGTCATGGCCAAGGATCAAATTCGGCGCTTTCTTCGCACTGTAAATCGGGACCGTAAAGTAACGATCGTATTAACTACCCATGACATGAAAGATATTGAAGAAATTTGCCCACGTATGCTTGTCGTTAACAAAGGAAGCCTGGTCTACGATGGCTCTGTTGAAGATTTGCGAGCTAAGCTGGGAAGTGAAAGGAAAGTTATCATCGATTTCCGAGTCGATCCCGGGCTTATCGATATCCCTGGCATTACGATGCTTCAGGACGAGGGAATACGCAAAACCTTTCTAGTACCGCGAGGTGAATCAACCGTATTTGAACACGTCAGCCGGATTGCCTCCCAATACCCTGTAGAAGACGCCTCTATTGAAAGCCTGGATATCGAATCTGTCATACGCAAGCTGTATCTTCAACTGGCTAGCGAGGAACAAACGATCAGCAAAATCGGATGA
- a CDS encoding ABC-2 family transporter protein — translation MSTYFMFTLKAFVNQLAYRSEVWLRLLGNYFAILIQVEIWRAVIGNGGSASTTVEQMITYSILNTLLFALLLNRVSSKVDGSLKSGSIASELVKPLSYPLYLLFDGLGQSLYQFIFTVIPSLMLAWILFGMLPPASTIHFIAFLVALLMALILSFLLGYLVSLLAFWFLSHFALSWTLGGLTTIFSGSFLPLWFYSPSWAAVAKLLPFQYLGYVPAAIYLGNLNEAELWRTVALGCVWIILLLVVAYWLWGRAVRRLIVQGG, via the coding sequence ATGTCGACCTATTTTATGTTTACGTTAAAGGCCTTTGTTAACCAGTTAGCATATCGTTCCGAAGTATGGCTTCGTCTGCTGGGCAACTATTTTGCAATACTCATCCAAGTGGAGATTTGGAGGGCCGTTATCGGAAATGGCGGTTCAGCCAGTACGACAGTCGAACAAATGATTACATATAGTATACTAAACACCCTCCTTTTTGCTCTTTTGCTAAACCGGGTTAGCAGTAAAGTTGACGGCAGTCTCAAGTCCGGCAGTATCGCATCAGAGCTCGTCAAGCCGCTCTCCTATCCTTTATATCTGCTTTTTGACGGGCTTGGACAATCGCTTTATCAGTTCATTTTCACAGTTATCCCCTCTCTGATGCTTGCATGGATTTTGTTCGGGATGCTTCCTCCTGCTTCCACGATACATTTCATTGCTTTCCTAGTGGCTCTGCTAATGGCTTTAATACTTTCTTTTCTTCTTGGTTATCTTGTTTCTCTTCTGGCCTTTTGGTTCTTAAGCCATTTTGCGCTCAGTTGGACGCTTGGCGGCCTAACTACCATTTTCAGCGGTTCGTTTCTGCCCTTGTGGTTCTATTCCCCTTCTTGGGCAGCGGTCGCCAAGTTGTTGCCATTCCAATATCTAGGCTATGTACCTGCGGCGATTTATCTCGGCAATCTGAACGAGGCAGAATTATGGAGAACCGTCGCGTTGGGATGTGTATGGATCATCTTGTTGCTTGTTGTTGCCTATTGGCTTTGGGGCAGAGCCGTACGGCGATTAATCGTTCAAGGAGGCTAA
- a CDS encoding ABC-2 family transporter protein, with translation MTLLLFSKLVRLLLKEKMEYRADFVLSAFAQIISYAGDYIVIWLFMKQFNSIAGWNWPEIALLYSIGLFTYALGASFSYVQMSGLEGQVREGTFDTLLIKPVNPYLYLISRGFNLAYVAHISISGTVLIWAIAQLNLQWAWTDYVYLLLALISGAMIHAGLLTAIGATTFVWVRTGYLFSLFFHLKEFISYPLPIFGTVVQLLLTVGVPLAFVNFYPAAFLLSYETSLIPHWAKWLVPLAGPLIYGLGYRFWMYGANKYQGAGG, from the coding sequence ATGACTTTATTACTCTTCAGTAAGCTGGTTCGATTATTGTTGAAAGAGAAAATGGAATACCGAGCTGATTTTGTACTTTCTGCCTTCGCGCAAATCATTTCCTATGCAGGCGACTATATTGTCATTTGGCTGTTCATGAAGCAATTCAACTCGATTGCTGGCTGGAACTGGCCTGAAATTGCTTTGCTTTATAGCATCGGATTATTTACATATGCACTTGGCGCTTCCTTTTCTTACGTGCAAATGTCGGGTCTGGAAGGCCAAGTTCGGGAAGGCACCTTCGATACGCTGCTCATTAAACCTGTCAACCCTTACTTATACCTGATTAGTCGCGGCTTTAACCTGGCATACGTCGCCCATATCAGTATTTCCGGAACTGTATTGATTTGGGCCATTGCTCAATTAAATTTACAGTGGGCATGGACAGATTACGTCTATTTGCTGCTTGCATTAATCAGCGGTGCAATGATTCATGCTGGATTGCTCACTGCTATTGGCGCTACAACCTTCGTGTGGGTGAGGACGGGATATTTGTTTTCATTGTTTTTCCATTTGAAGGAGTTCATATCCTATCCTCTTCCAATATTCGGAACAGTGGTTCAGCTGCTCTTGACCGTTGGCGTTCCACTCGCTTTTGTCAATTTCTATCCTGCAGCCTTTCTTTTGTCGTACGAGACATCGCTAATACCGCATTGGGCCAAGTGGCTGGTCCCGCTCGCGGGTCCGCTGATTTATGGACTAGGCTACCGCTTTTGGATGTACGGCGCAAACAAGTATCAGGGAGCAGGCGGATAA